The sequence GCCGCAGGCCATCATTTCGTCGATTGTAACGCCCATTTCCGCCAAAATATCCGCGCAGTTTTTAAGCGAATAGGAAACACCTTCCATGACTGCGCGTATCATGTCTTTTCTTGTATGGATGGCCGACAATCCGAAAAACACACCGCGGCAATCAGGATCCAGATGCGGCGTACGTTCGCCCATCAGGTACGGCAGGTAAATCAGCTTGTTGCTCCCCACCGGCGAGAGCGCCGCATCTTTGTTCATCAGGTCGTACACCCCGATTCCCTGCTCCTTTGCCTGCGCGATATAATCCTTACAGAACTGATCGCGGAACCATTTGAGCGACAGTCCCGCTCCCTGCGTCACCCCCATGACATGCCAGCAGTCTGGCACCGCGCAGCAGAACGTGTGCACACGTCCTTTGGGGTCGATGGTGATTTTCGAGCTGTGCGCATATACGACGCCGCTTGTACCAATGGTGGTAAACGCGCGCCCGTCCTCCACGACGCCCGTACCGACGGCCGCGGCGGCGTTGTCTCCTGCGCCGCCGACAACGACCGTTTGCTCCGATAATCCCGTTTGCCGCGCGATCTGCGGCAGGATCGTTCCCGTGATCTCCGGCGATTCATAGACCTCCGCCAGCATGGAACGGTCAATATCCAGTTTTTCAAGCACCTCGCCTGACCACTGCCGCGCCGGAACATCCAAAAGCTGCATGCCGCTCGCGTCCGAAACTTCGGTCGCATATTTTCCGGTCAGGATAAAGCGGATATAATCCTTGGGAAGCAATATGTGCCGGCACCTTGCGTAATTTTCCGGT comes from Christensenellaceae bacterium and encodes:
- the xylB_2 gene encoding xylulokinase, whose protein sequence is MKYLIGIDIGTSATKTVLFDENFGVVASSSQEYPLYQPQNGWAEQKAEDWRDAVLKTIGDVVKTSGVAGGDIAGIGLSGQMHGLVMLDEQNEVIRPSIIWCDQRTAKECEEITNKVGAKRLIEITANPALTGFTASKILWVRNNEPENYARCRHILLPKDYIRFILTGKYATEVSDASGMQLLDVPARQWSGEVLEKLDIDRSMLAEVYESPEITGTILPQIARQTGLSEQTVVVGGAGDNAAAAVGTGVVEDGRAFTTIGTSGVVYAHSSKITIDPKGRVHTFCCAVPDCWHVMGVTQGAGLSLKWFRDQFCKDYIAQAKEQGIGVYDLMNKDAALSPVGSNKLIYLPYLMGERTPHLDPDCRGVFFGLSAIHTRKDMIRAVMEGVSYSLKNCADILAEMGVTIDEMMACGGGSYSPVWRQMLADLYGCDVKTTVSQEGPALGVAILAAVGAGLYEDVPAACAAAIKTDKVCPPIPENQREYPKYYEVYNDLYGCLKDEYKKLAGI